A stretch of Oreochromis aureus strain Israel breed Guangdong linkage group 11, ZZ_aureus, whole genome shotgun sequence DNA encodes these proteins:
- the nradd gene encoding tumor necrosis factor receptor superfamily member 16 — MKPFVVCAFLLLKVTLGNACASGKFTESGECCSLCPPGFEVKVECGKEDTTCAPCPEGTFSSSEDLGSCLPCAKCPHSIPTFSPCSATQNTQCECDNDYFFLSSYSLCAPCSKCTRGEGVVRQCGPMGDTVCATCGPGTFSEAARSTDPCHPCTQCSENEVEIRSCLPQSDTVCMEKKLHILSRPGQTDAPRWPSVEVVTEDGKTSPAPGTTDLTTQEESSNSNILVYVSVLAAVVLGLLIYVAYKCWRSCKQKKALSKARAAELGTSPEGEKLQSDSGVFLDSYSLQDNQPSKGNMRDKQDSRLYTNLPPQRQEEVERLLQEGSGRGWRHLGAALGYEPEQLDLFGRGEAPAHTLLSNWAQKEGSTLGLLCSALARIERPDIVTALNCPVQGVSVV, encoded by the exons ATGAAACCGTTTGTCGTATGCGCATTTCTGCTGTTAAAA GTTACTCTTGGAAATGCCTGTGCCAGCGGTAAGTTCACTGAATCAGGGGAGTGTTGCAGTCTGTGCCCTCCTGGGTTTGAAGTGAAGGTAGAATGTGGGAAAGAGGACACCACATGTGCACCGTGCCCAGAGG GCACGTTTTCCTCATCTGAAGACCTTGGCTCTTGCCTTCCATGTGCTAAGTGTCCACACAGTATTCCCACTTTCTCTCCATGCTCTGCCACTCAAAACACACAGTGTGAATGTGACAACGACTACTTCTTTTTGAGCTCGTACAGCTTGTGCGCACCTTGCTCCAAATGCACTCGTGGTGAGGGGGTTGTACGGCAATGTGGCCCTATGGGAGACACTGTGTGCGCCACCTGCGGCCCTGGAACCTTCTCGGAGGCGGCTCGTTCCACAGATCCCTGTCATCCTTGCACTCAGTGCTCTGAAAATGAGGTGGAGATCCGGTCCTGCCTGCCCCAGTCTGACACAGTCTGCATGG AGAAGAAGCTGCACATTCTTTCTCGCCCTGGTCAAACCGATGCTCCTCGGTGGCCCAGCGTAGAGGTGGTAACGGAGGACGGGAAGACCAGTCCTGCTCCTGGAACGACCGATTTAACCACACAGGAAGAgagcagcaacagcaacatTCTTGTATACGTGTCTGTTCTGGCTGCTGTGGTGCTGGGCTTGCTTATTTATGTGGCTTATAAATG CTGGAGATCATGTAAACAGAAGAAGGCGCTCTCTAAGGCCCGTGCAGCCGAGTTGGGAACATCTCCAGAAGGAGAGAAGCTTCAGAGCGACAGTGGTGTTTTTCTGGATTCTTACAGCCTACAGGACAACCAGCCCAGCAAAG GTAACATGAGAGACAAGCAGGACAGCCGTCTTTACACGAACCTACCTCCACAAAGACAGGAAGAGGTGGAGCGCCTCCTGCAAGAAGGAAGCGGCCGAGGCTGGAGGCACCTTGGCGCGGCGCTGGGTTATGAGCCTGAACAGCTGGATCTGTTCGGGCGCGGAGAGGCCCCAGCCCACACACTCCTCTCTAACTGGGCCCAGAAAGAAGGCTCCACTCTGGGACTGCTGTGCTCTGCACTGGCCCGCATCGAGAGGCCCGACATAGTAACAGCTCTTAACTGTCCCGTGCAGGGGGTTTCTGTGGTCTGA